In Phaseolus vulgaris cultivar G19833 chromosome 7, P. vulgaris v2.0, whole genome shotgun sequence, the genomic stretch CGTCATGAGATGAAAAAAAAGCAAAATCATTTATTTCATAGCAACCGACCAAACCACCATTCATTATGCGTGCAAGTTTCAACATAACAAATTTGAATAAGTATAAAACTCTTTTGGTAGTCATTACATCACagataacttaaaaaaaaaattacaacgaTAATTATGATATTAGTAATTCTATTAATATTAGCAGTATTAATAAAGCTAATAACAATAACAACagtttataacaataataataataatgaaaatcgCAATAATAAGTAATAAATGATACATGAcaataatagtaaataaataaCTCTAACGATAATGATGATAATAGAAGTGATAAGGATAATGATGAAAGTAATAATAGTTATTATGACAAAGATGGAAACATTGACATTACCACTAAGTGACCCTGTAGAGATATTTGCTACTATCATaacatgattttcaaaatataaaacaaagttGTGTTTAATGACgtgattttcaaaaacaaatgAAATCATGTTTCTAACCACGATTgctttagaaaaaataaaaccgTGTTTGAGAGCACAGTTTCAATGTTGGAGACTTATGAGAGCCAATGTCGTGcttataaacataatttttaaaatcgtGTTCCAAGTAGGATTTATCCATTtctgtaaaaaaattaacatttaccCATTTTAAGACAAAATGACACCACTCTCTTAAATTGTCCAAGAATTATTGAATTGAGCAATGCAAGAAGTATAGAAGACGAATAAATTCCTGCCGATCACTTTTGACCTAAGGAGAAATGCAATTGCATGATCCAAAAGTCACTTACATACACCCCTCCACTAGTGCTAACACATTAGTGTCAGTAGCTGATAAGTTATAAATGAAATCGAATCAGGATAGTAGGAGATAATTAAGATGATACCTTATAGTCTGACACTTCAATGAATTCTGGCGAGACAAGAAGAATAATCTTCAAATCAGTGTGGATCAGCATAAGGCATGCATAACTACGGATGAGGGACAGTAAATGACTTCAAGATACAATTGGTGAAAATTATCCACTGTGTCAATTCAACAAACATTTAgtttaaatatttaagaattttattatcCATAAATAAATGACTTGTTAACTTAATATTGTACATCATAAACTCCCAACAGAGTATCAAATacacaaaatataatttagtaGTACAAGATATGTACACACACGCTACAAACTCCAAAAGTTGTCTGCCAAACTCCCGAACAATATCAATAGGACAAGAATGATAGCTGTTTTTTGTGGAGAAAATCGCATAATCTTGGTCCAAACACCTCAAGTACAATTTTTAACAGCTTTTCTCAAATACATATTGAAACCATTTTAATCCATCCACAAAATTTTTAACTCACAATACTTAAACATGATTGAACGGACATTCTTGTCAtttcatcaaattaaaaatatcaataaatacTTACAATACAAATATGTTACAATAGTCAACCCAACTCCGTATTTGTACACATCTGCAAAAATGAAACCAACTTATACCTCAATAACTTTTAGCATTTATAACAAATACTGAAAGACAACCAGAAACGCGCACCATCAACATCATATCTGGCTAGCCTCAGCAAGACATGAATTTCGGTCATTCAGCCTCAGTACTAATTTATGGAACAAACTGTTTTACTTGCCACAAATGTCTTTCTTTTCATAAGCAAAACATTCCAAAACTTGACCAAAAGCTCCTGCATAGTTTTAGACAACCGCCTTAGGCCAACGCTCTAAGAATACATATTAATGTAATAGATCTAGAAAATGCAgactattgaaataaaattattggaaACCAATCATTCGTCCCTTCACCCATTTTACTAATAACTTTGTCTGCAAAAacaacaaagatttttttttaagaagaaTTGCATTCATAAAATAAGCATGTAACTAATAGCAGCTATGCAAACATGTCAGACAAACTAATCCAAACTAACACACATTAAGTTGTTGGAAACAACCATTCATACTCATGCAATGCAACAATTCTAAATAGACTAAATAGGGGAGGGATTCTAACAAACATCACATTGCTCCGgataaaattcaaaatgagGATGAATCACCATAAAATCAGGCCTCCAGAAGTGATCCATTGCAAGTCATTCTCCCATAAAACATAGATGGATAAGCATGATGCGGAACCACTATATTTCAACCTCCTGGGTGGTCAGAAGAAGATGCAACAGCAACCCCTCacaaattaacatttcaaaactCAAGCAAAATGTTTCCTTCGCTTAAGGTACAAACCAAGATAACAACACATGCATACACGGTAACCTCAATGTACTTATAAATCCACCCACACAGTGTACCTGTTTAAATATGAGAcctcaatttaatttaatttgtgttTTAGAACAAAAAAAGGCTTATCGTTGAAATCCACCCAGCTTTATCATTCCTACACATTAATCAATTCAAATAACATTGAATTAAGAACACACAAGGCCACTTATGCAAAGAAGGTAAGGATCATTCATGAATTCAGTGTTAAAATGCAAGGGGGAAAAAATCATGCAgagaataaagaaataaaaaaccttaagaggaggaagaggaggcATATCCCAAGTTATAGTAATAATTTTCTTCAATCATATCCCATGATGTAGAGCATCTTAACTCTTAATGCATGTTTGTTCCCCTTCCATTTGATCAGCTACATATACCTTTGCCTTTCCTCTTATCCTTTTGATGTCTATTTTATACAAATATCAGGACCAGTTTGGTAGCATCCAAATGCTGGAGCAGCTTCTCATCCATAAAATTACGGAAACGATAAGTTCACAAAATTCACATGCATGAACAACCCACATACAACCGTAAAAGAAGTTGCATAATGCTAAATCTCACCCACACGTAATGACTAAAGTTTAGATTACCTTGCATCTGAAATATTCATACAAGCTACGTTGAAgaattataataatagtaagAAACTCAAAATGCACCAGTTAACCGTAGCCCACAGATTTAATATGTGCTATGCAGTAATGAAGTGGTTTCCTCCACATATTTGTCAAAATAGAATAATGAGAAAGTATTATGATAAACAAATAGCTACTTCTTCAGTCACTTTCTATGTCTGTCTCGTCACGTCTCAAAGTATTATTACGAGCTGCTCTATTACCAATCATAATATTTGCCAATTCTTGAATTGCATGGGAACTGCTCTGCCTCATTTTATCAATCAGTATTTCAATGTGATCTAAAAGCCCTAAACCCAAGAGTCGATTCCTCAGTAGCTCAACAGTAGTAACATAAGGTGGTATTCCTTCATCAATCATCATTTCAAAATACTTACATGCCTCCTCCAGCTTTCCTTTCTTCTTACAAAAACCATGAATCAAGACAGAATATGTTGAGACAGATGGAAAAAAACTTTTGTTCACCATGTTCTCCCAAACTTCAGTTACCTTATCAAACCTTCCTATCCTGATCAACAATTTGAGGACCATGTTATATGTATGGCGATCAGGAAGACAGttatctttttccattctaaACATTAACCTCAGGGCCCTATTGACCTCACAATGATCACAATGGTAAGCTTGTATTGCATTATAGCTCCAAATGTCTGGTTTAACTCCTATAGAAATCATTTCATCCAACAATTGATAAGCTTCTTCCACAAGTTCATTCTTACAAAGTCGTTTTATAATACAATTGTATGTAAACACATTAGGCAAAAGGTTGTACCTTTTCATTTTATCAAGAACCCTGAAAGCTGATTGCACATTATTTGCATTGCAATAAAAGTGAATGAATATTGAATAAGTAAAAGCATCTGGCTCAACTCCTTTTAATAACATATCATGAAAAAATTTCTTAGCTTCATCCACACAACCACTTTTGCAAAGAGCGCCTAACAAATTATTATATGCAAGCAAATCCAATGGACATCCTTGTCCAAGCATTGCTTCAAACAACTCGTGGACTTTATCTGAATCACCAATCTCACCCCATCCACTTATCAAAATGCTGTAAGTTTTAGCGGATAAAGAGAAGCGATTCTTAGCTTTGTCAAAAAATTGTTGAGCCTGCTTGAGATGCTTCCTTTTGCATAAAAAGTACAACAGCTTATCCAAATCATGAACAGTTGGCGTAATTCCAAACTCGTCCATTCTATTGAAAGACCGAATTGCACCATCTGGTAAATTAGCCCGGCTATATGCCTTGAAAATGAGCCAGAAAATGTCAGCGTTGATTACATACGAACGAGAGTCTCTCATTTCTATGAGAAAATCCCATAGTATGGCAAACTGTTGGCAACTTCCCAAGATTTCTACCAAAATGTGGAAGCTCAGATCACTGTGCTGAAAACCTGGAATTGATCGAGCCCAAAGAAAGAATCTGTGGGCCGAGAAGCCAATATTCTTGCACCTTTTCAGGACCTGTTCAACCAAATTAGTAGATATTTGTGGTGAAAATGGCTTGAGAGAGAGTTCTAGATCATGGTGAGGGTATCGGTGGTCACTGAGTAGACGGGATATCTCATTGACAAGGTCTGGTAACAATGGCGCTGACACTTGTGGGTTTGGGAAAGAATGAATGTGGTGGTAATTGACTTTGTGTTGGACAAGGGTGCAAAAGAAAGAAGGTAAGGTTTTATACTTTGAAAAGAGCGACTGAAAAGCCATATTGGACAATGTGATATCAATTCCAGCACGGGAAGGATTCACTTCGTTAAAGCGCCTTCAATCCAACATTTTCCATTGCTCAAAATCTGGGTTTCTAAAGACGTGATCATGAATGTGCACAGGGCCAGAGCATGCACAGCTTGCATTCTTCCCTGCTTAgacaaaaattataagaaaacaCAACTTCATATGCAAGAACAACAAGAGGGAAAAAGAGTCTAAATTTTCTTTCACTATAACAGATACATCAAACTAtccaaaattaacataaaacGTATTCTCATACAATTCAGACGGTTTCAGCTAACATAAATAAAGCAATCTAGTACCTCCACGCTGTGCTTAATCCGCGCATTTAGAGCATAGTAATTAATCGCGCGCACTGCATCTCTACGGCCACTGTTGAATGTTCCGTTGTCAGAACAAAGAGATCACCCAATACACAACCCTAACTCAAAACGACaccaaattgtttttttttacatcagtgatttttttttctttccacttaaaaaaataagtttatttgATGTGTAGGGAGAAAGAAAAATGGATAAAGAAAATATGCGGACAATGAAATGAAAGttaaaagtatttaatttataaaaaaaagtaagaagaTTTTTAtctatactattattttaatataagatgattgaatttttgtaattattttggtaacatcttttaataagataattttatttttttattaatctaaaTTTTCATCTATACTATAAATAAAGAGATTTTccttataactatttttttagtgtccatatttatttacaattttttttctattttataattctttacttttattgattttatttatttcttttaaactcaaacaaccttttttttactaattttacTATCTCTACAAAAAGCTACTCACAATGAgactataaatataattttaattttaataactttaatataaattttaataatattttttattttaataattattataatgactaaatttttaatttttttttatcatcataaaaaaaataataaactctCCGCTACTAATAGTACATAAATCCAcaattttcttaatataatataatgttaTTCTTACatgattttcttaattttaatttttgtatgatttatttcatatttatgaaatctacacattttttttgttttggttgATTTGAATTGAATTGTCTTTGTTCGACTAAAAATTATAGCATGTATTTATTTGTAGTATATAAATAAGTGCAAATTTAGTAGGTTTAAAGTTtacttttaaaaacattaaaatctaTTCTATTGAGTATTCATTATGTTTATCAAGTTTCGTTATCAAGCTCAGACCATTCATAATAATATAGTTTCATGCACAAATTACAATTTCCCAtgagaaaaattataaagatattttataaggttgagtccACCTCTTCCTTTTTAAGTATAGAAAGGTATGTATTTCCTTTCTAACTATAGAAAGGTATGTATTGTTCTTCTTTTGTGCTTTAGGTTTGAATGTCATTCTCTTTCCCTATAGAACTTGATAGATTAATAGTTTCAACATTTCAAATTGTTGATGCTCTCTGTGATCTTTTTCAACAGAGTTCAAATTAATTACCTTGCTACTTGTTCTAATCTAATTCAGTCAAATAAGGATTCCCCCGATGTGATTGTTATGTAACTTCTTTGGCTTTCAATTTACAGACACTGCAGTAGACGAACTGTTCCATTTAAATTCAGCATCTGTATTTTTTAAGCAAGCAAAATGTAGCTGCAACGTCCTTGTTGATTGACCGCATTATAATAGGGATGACGGCATTATGCTATCTCTAGGAATTTTCACTAGTGAAGGAATTAATTCAGTAGCACCAGTTTACTGAAGCACTAAAATTCTTTATATTCTTTGGGTCCTGGTGATGGATGGAAAGTTGCCCATTATTGGTGGTTCTGACATGTTCCTTTTCTATTACGATGCCAGAGGAAACTACCTTTACCAAATGGAGAATCTTCGTGCCCATCATAGTTTACACAATCCAAAACTTGTATTTGTAGTAGGAGGATGTGTGTAAGCAAGATGTGATTCCTTGCATTATGAATTTTGTCATCACTacagttttttttatagaatataATTTGTAACTTGTGTGAAACCAATTGATGCAACAATATGTCCTAAGCATATTACATGCACTCGAAAAAAatctttctcttctctccccATTGTTGTCTCGGTCACATCCTCACAAAATGTTCCTAAAgtttattgttattgtttttgACCAGTGTCTGAAGAATAAGACAGACCAAATAGTCTTCATGAATCTTAGGAAATCAGTAATGACATGCCAGATTGGAATTACCTTTTTTTACCATTGCTTTCTGTTATTAAATGTTACCTTCAACACTGGTTTTCTGTTGCAAATGTCAATATCGTCTATTGTCTGTTGCTTTCTGTTCCTAAAGTAATTTTTACATTCTGGATTTTTTCTGGGAATGAAAGGAAATGTGACTACAAGCAGCAAAGTAGGATTTGAACCAAACATTTCTGGGGCTTTCGAGCTCTTTGTTTCTTACCATTCAAGGGAGAATTCCTTAATCTTGTCATGGGCCTTCATGTGAACTTGTCTAGAAATTAATGGACTCAGCTTGTGAGCCTTTGATTTGCTTCAAGCCCTTAGTGAAGTGTTTACTAAGAAACCTTAACCAGTTAACTAATTGACATTGTTGTACTCTAAATATGATGGAATTTTCTTCATTATGAAAAGTTGCTTACACACTGTAAAACAAGTTATGACACTTCCTATTAGTATGCATGTGAGTTTAAAGTAAACCAAAATGCAGACCAAGAACTCAGGTAAACAAAGCATGTAAAATCTTCAATTGAAGCTAATAGTTTTGTTGTACAAGcattgattatatattttgctCCCCAATCTTAAAACAAATAACTCAAACTGATTAATTGTGGGTCATGACATCAGTGTTCACAGGGAATTATATATGCATCTCACCACGATTTCAGGTACCAATCATGTTCGTACCTGAACAGTCTTGAACCTGTTTCACCAGATCCCGATGTTGCGTATTTGCTTTTATATGTTTTGTTGGCCCATTAAAAAGCAAAAGCGTTTGATCCATGTGCCATGAAAAAAGCTTGTAAACTTATCCTTTTTCCCCCTCCCATGAAAGATTATAAAGTTACAAAGGCAATTGGAAAATATTCTTCAATCAAGTAAAGGAAAACAGATGGACAGAATGTTTTCTTGGTGGGTAATGAGCCAGAACAAAGTGTTGCATAgctttgcttttatttttcttgtgttTCGTTCCAAAGTCAATGGGGGCCTCATCTCCAATGCCGAGGGGACTTTGGCCACTACTAGTAGCTTAGTATCAGCCATTGTTACTTCTCTATTCCAACTGTCATTCTGTAGTGTATGGTGTCTGCTTATGCATCATTCAAGGCTAGGATGTTAGTGCACAGAAAAGTTCCTTGATCCTGCTGCAAGAAGATTGCAATGACGAGAGAGAATTCAATGTAGGAATCAAGGCTTTTTGGATCCCTTCCAAGTGTAAGAGAATgtgaggaaaaagaaaaagactgGTAGGAAGAAGCTAATTGTGATTTACTTGGAAGGAATATTAGAGACTATCCTTGATTTTGAAAAGAATAATGATCAAGAATATGCCACTTTTGGCCACAAATAATAGAAAGAAAGGGAAATTGAGAATATGCTACTCTAACTATGGATGATGTTGAGCAATGGGTGAATAACT encodes the following:
- the LOC137829785 gene encoding pentatricopeptide repeat-containing protein At1g52640, mitochondrial, producing MAFQSLFSKYKTLPSFFCTLVQHKVNYHHIHSFPNPQVSAPLLPDLVNEISRLLSDHRYPHHDLELSLKPFSPQISTNLVEQVLKRCKNIGFSAHRFFLWARSIPGFQHSDLSFHILVEILGSCQQFAILWDFLIEMRDSRSYVINADIFWLIFKAYSRANLPDGAIRSFNRMDEFGITPTVHDLDKLLYFLCKRKHLKQAQQFFDKAKNRFSLSAKTYSILISGWGEIGDSDKVHELFEAMLGQGCPLDLLAYNNLLGALCKSGCVDEAKKFFHDMLLKGVEPDAFTYSIFIHFYCNANNVQSAFRVLDKMKRYNLLPNVFTYNCIIKRLCKNELVEEAYQLLDEMISIGVKPDIWSYNAIQAYHCDHCEVNRALRLMFRMEKDNCLPDRHTYNMVLKLLIRIGRFDKVTEVWENMVNKSFFPSVSTYSVLIHGFCKKKGKLEEACKYFEMMIDEGIPPYVTTVELLRNRLLGLGLLDHIEILIDKMRQSSSHAIQELANIMIGNRAARNNTLRRDETDIESD